The DNA region CATTGTAGATACAAACGACAAACATGTGTTTAATTTACAAATCTCTAATTATCCAGATAGTAACCAATCGTATTTAGTATTGTCTTCTGCAACCAAAGATCCGTTTAAAACCGATCAATATAGAAGCGTTAGTATAGGATTATTAATAAACCAACAATTAAAAAGAAAGCTTAACTTTTTAGAAGACAAAAAAATTGAAACCTTTAATGTTGGTGTTACTTGCGAGCGTTGTGCGATTAAAGATTGTAAAGAGCGAATGGTACCATCTAAACTATTAGATCGTCAACAACGAAATCTAAAAATAGAGACCGTTGTTAACGATATTTTTAAACAGTTTAGTTAGTTTTCTAAAGCTTTTAAAGAGTCAAGTTCGCGTTGTAAACGTTCTACTTCACTTTGTTGTCTAGCTTTTTTAATAGAATCTATCTGTGCTTTAAGTTCTTCTACAGTCAAGTCTTTGTTTGAAGGATTAGTTAATGTAGAATCTATGGAAACAACTTTATCCTCTATATCACTTAAAGCGTCTAACATTGTATTATCCTCTTGAAAATAATTGCCAATACCTTCGCTAGCACGCCAAGCTTCGTTTAACTGATTATAAACTGTTTTATCCCATTGACTTGGATGTTTTGCATCAATCCAAACTACATCACGATATTCGCTATCAATTAAAGCTAAATCTGGTGTTGCAGAACCATCAAACTGTGCATTATCTTTTTTAATTGAAGAAATAGTACCTAAAAAGAACATGCGTTTTCTACCAGCTATTTCTTTTATATACGGTCTAAATTCTACAGGTTTATTTACAGACCAATCGTATTCTTTTCTTGATTCTATTACTTTTAAAGGCATTGCAGAAACACCTGCATAACCTTGTTTTTTACTAGCATGATCGTAGTAAAATAGTTTTTCTGTTCCATCTGCAGGCACAAAAACACTGTACGTTAAACTGGTACGCTCATCGCCTACTGGTTCTAAACCAAACCAATGGTATAATCCACTATACGCGTCTTTATTACTTTCAGAAAAATCAAAATCGGTTACAAATGGTTGTTGGTTTTGATCGTCTGGTAAAACAGGAATTTTTACAGCTGTTTCCATATTCCATGGTAATGGATCACTAAATCCACCAAGAAATTTTAAAGATTCTGCTTGTAAACGCGATACTCTTTCGGCAAGCGTATTTTGACGTGTTAAAAATGGATAGTTTTTCATTTGATCTGGAGCTACAAATGTTCCTTTTCCTATAAATACACGCTCTAAATAATCGTTAAAATCATGTTCTCCGTTTTCAATAATCATAACGCCACCAAAAGTTGGATACGGGAAGAAAAATCCTTTCCATTTAATTAAACTAACTACTTCTACCCAATGTCCGCTATCATCTTTCATGTAATACGTATCACTTGGTTCGTAATTAAATAACATCCAAGGATTAAAACGTTGTACTACAGCATTGTATGTGTTTCGGCTAAATTTTAAAGATTCTCCTATGGAAAAGGTGACAGGAATTCGGTTTTCATTTGAAAAACGAGGAAAAGGCGATGTGCTTGGTACTGCAAACACTTCTTCTGTGTTATCACTTATACCTTGCCAAACGTATTTTTCGGTTGGTTGAATTGCCATAGTCCATTTATTTTCTCCATCAACTCTAACTAAATGTGGTAACGAAACGTCTTTGGTTTCGCCAACACTTTCATTAGCCATAGAAAAAATATTACGTAATGGTTGTATACGTTCGTTTTGTGTTAGCGGTAACTCATTGATTTCAACTCTATTTAAATTATTAAAAACGTTATACGTTTTCATATAATCGTAAAGTTGTAAGTGCCAACCTAACACGTAAAGCAGACCGAAAAAGGCTACTAAAATTCCTAAAATACCAAGTCGTGTTCCTGTTGAAGCAGATTTTCGGAATTTTCTAAGTCCGAAAAATAAAACAACACCACTAAGTAATATGATGAAAATATACTTTCTAAAAAACAGTAAAGCCGGTTGATAATCGTCTCTTAAAAAAAACAGAATTCCAACTATTATTAGTGCTACAATAGTGACTATTGCTTTTTGTTTTCCGCCTTTATTCCAATAATTTTTTATCATGTTTAAATAATTCTTTTGTAAAAAAAAGTCAGTTTTAATTACATTAACCCTTTATCTTTTAAGCGTTCGCGTGCGCTTTTTTCTTCTTTTTTAGGTGTTTCTTTTATTTCTTCTTTTGCTTCTTCAACAACTTTTGTGTCTTTGGTTTTTAAATCGTCTATAAACTTTTTTCCTTTGTTTATACTTTCGTTTAAAACATCTTCAAAAGATTCGCTTTTTTCACCAATTACGTCACTAGATTTAAGTATAAAATTAGCTAAATACGTACCAATTAATGTACCTACAATTGCAGACACAAACCATTGTACTAAAGATGCTGAAATTGGTAAAACAAATTGAACAACGACTATTGAAACCAAAAATATTAAGGTAATGTAGACCAATCTTAACAGAAAGTTTTGCTGATAAATGAAGCCTTTTTTGCTATCTGATTTCATCTGTAAATCTTTAGAATACATTAGTTTATTAAAAAATCGATAGACTTTATTGCTTTTGGATTCTCTCCAATACAATAAAATTCCGAATAAAATTGAAGCTACGAATATGATGAGTTCTAGTGTCATGTTGTTAAGGTTGAAGGTTTAGATTCCGCATCAAGTGCGGAATAACAAGTTTATACTAAATTAGTCTATAATTTTTAAATATTGTTACTAATTGTCTCAATCACCCAATCTTTAAATGATTCATCCCAAGTGGCATATTGTTTATAAAATTCGTCTTTATCATACCAAAACAAGAATAAAACGTCTTTTGGCGCTATGTTAATTAATAACTTCCAAATTAAGTCTTGTTGCGTTACAGGTAAAGACGAATGTGGCGTATGCAAAGCATTAAAAACACCTATATCTACCAAATCGTGTATTTTATATTGATTGCTAATTTCAAGTTTTTCAAGGTATAATTCTACACCCATAATTTTTTTTCTAGTATCAATATCAAGTCTGTTTAAATAGCTTTTAAATAACACATTATCATTAAGAATTTGCTTAATTGGATGTTGCGTATCTTTTAGTGACATAGCAAATTCCATTTTTTTAATACGTTGGTATCGATCTGTGTTTAGTGCAGCTTCTAAATCGTATTCTACAATAATATGATCTCGTAATTTTTCTATTAATTCTGGTTGATTAATATGAAAAATCATGACATCATGTATGGTATCTTTTATAGCCTCTTTGTACCATTTTAAATTTTCAAAAACTACTATTGGTGATATAAAATCTCTAAGCACATAAACGCCACCAAAAGCTTTGGTGTAAAACGAATCTGTTTCATATTGAAGACTGTGCAAACTTAAATCTCGGTTACGTAAATCGCCATGTTTTTTAGCCGATTCTAATAATTGCTGATGAATACTTTCATCTATAAAATTATTGTCTTTTTTAAAGATTTCAATAAGTTGTTCTTGTTCTTTTTGAGCTTTATTTAAATTATCTATTAAATGAAAATTGATACTTACTTTATCATATTTTAAAACATCTAATGGCTCATAAAACGCATCTATATTTTGATCAAAATCTAGGCAAATGGCACTATCGCGAGTAATATCATTTATTTTATCACCATGTATTCTAAAGACTTGCTGCATCATTTCTTTATCAAACGTGTGAAACGGAGAATACACAGGTTTACCTTTTTGTAAAGGCGAAATAATGATGGCATGCGGATTAGCTTCTCCATT from Mesoflavibacter profundi includes:
- a CDS encoding DUF6638 family protein, encoding MQKLKQANLYRSELIPVSGKLVERYNKCLVKLGFTPTKLTSFFIDGVGYSPEIAEEKGSTMYLNNGEANPHAIIISPLQKGKPVYSPFHTFDKEMMQQVFRIHGDKINDITRDSAICLDFDQNIDAFYEPLDVLKYDKVSINFHLIDNLNKAQKEQEQLIEIFKKDNNFIDESIHQQLLESAKKHGDLRNRDLSLHSLQYETDSFYTKAFGGVYVLRDFISPIVVFENLKWYKEAIKDTIHDVMIFHINQPELIEKLRDHIIVEYDLEAALNTDRYQRIKKMEFAMSLKDTQHPIKQILNDNVLFKSYLNRLDIDTRKKIMGVELYLEKLEISNQYKIHDLVDIGVFNALHTPHSSLPVTQQDLIWKLLINIAPKDVLFLFWYDKDEFYKQYATWDESFKDWVIETISNNI